One window of the Piliocolobus tephrosceles isolate RC106 chromosome 17, ASM277652v3, whole genome shotgun sequence genome contains the following:
- the LOC116418504 gene encoding SH2B adapter protein 1-like: protein HDPPQPPEPPSWTDPPQPGAEEASRAPEVAAAAAAAAKERQEKEKAGGGGVPEELVPVVELVPVVELEEAIAPGSEAQGAGSGGDAGVPPMVQLQQSPLGGDGEEGGHPRAINNQYSFV, encoded by the coding sequence CATGACCCACCCCAGCCCCCTGAACCCCCTTCATGGACAGATCCCCCACAGCCTGGGGCAGAAGAGGCGTCGAGGGCGCCAGAAGTGGCGGCAGCAGCAGCCGCAGCAGCCAAagagaggcaagagaaagagaaagcggGCGGTGGAGGGGTCCCGGAAGAGCTGGTCCCCGTGGTTGAGCTGGTCCCCGTGGTTGAATTGGAAGAGGCCATAGCCCCAGGCTCAGAGGCCCAGGGCGCTGGCTCTGGTGGGGACGCGGGGGTGCCCCCAATGGTGCAGCTGCAGCAGTCACCACTAGGGGGTGATGGAGAGGAAGGGGGCCACCCCAGGGCCATTAACAACCAGTACTCCTTCGTATGA